TAATCCTCACAACATAATCTTTGCCGCGGATCATGGTATTGCCGACGAAGGAGTCAGCTTTTCGCCCAAGGAGGTCACTTGGCAGGTAATCAATAATTTTCTCGGTGGCGGTGCCGGTATCAATTTCCTCTGCCGTCAGCATGGATTCGAACTCGTGCTGGTGGATGGAGGTATCGACTTCGATTTTCCCGAAGGATTGGACATTATCGACCGTAAGGTGCGGAAAGGTACGCGAAACTATTTGTACGAAGCGGCACTGACCGGAGAAGAGATGGAGCAAGCTGTGACAGCCGGAGCGGAAGTCGTTAGCGACTGTCATCACCGAGGCTGCAATGTGGTGAGCTTCGGTGAGATGGGGGTGGCCAATACTTCCACCTCTTCCATGTGGATGAGCTTCCTCACCGGAATCGACCTGAAAGATTGTGTGGGTGCCGGTAGCGGGTTGGATTCGGAGGGAGTCAGACATAAGTATAACATCCTTAAACAGGCCAAAGAAAACTATAAAGGCAACGGATCGACCGAGGACGTCATCACTTATTTTGGAGGATTGGAGATGCTAATGGCCGTTGGGGGAATGCTTCAGGCGGCAGAGTTGGGGATGCTGATCATCGTGGATGGATTCATCATGACCAATTGCCTCCTTG
This genomic stretch from Porphyromonas gingivalis ATCC 33277 harbors:
- the cobT gene encoding nicotinate-nucleotide--dimethylbenzimidazole phosphoribosyltransferase, with amino-acid sequence MKTFNIKSPDQAIRQALIDRIDNLAKPEGSLGMLEELALQIGLIQQTLSPRLRNPHNIIFAADHGIADEGVSFSPKEVTWQVINNFLGGGAGINFLCRQHGFELVLVDGGIDFDFPEGLDIIDRKVRKGTRNYLYEAALTGEEMEQAVTAGAEVVSDCHHRGCNVVSFGEMGVANTSTSSMWMSFLTGIDLKDCVGAGSGLDSEGVRHKYNILKQAKENYKGNGSTEDVITYFGGLEMLMAVGGMLQAAELGMLIIVDGFIMTNCLLAASQFYPEVCDYAVFGHCGDESGHARLLEYMKAKPLLNLGLRLGEGSGAVCSYPIIVSAVSMINEMHTFAQAAVTKYF